One part of the Trichomycterus rosablanca isolate fTriRos1 chromosome 25, fTriRos1.hap1, whole genome shotgun sequence genome encodes these proteins:
- the mc4r gene encoding melanocortin receptor 4, with protein sequence MNISEHHGLHHAHRNLSLGGGKATSGERNSASGCYEQLLVSTEVFLTLGLVSLVENVLVITAIIKNKNFHSPMYFFICSLAVADLLVSVSNATETAVMALITSGNLTISGNVVKSMDNVFDSMICSSLLASIWSLLAIAVDRYVTIFYALRYHNIMTQRRAAAIITCIWSFCTASGVLFIIYSESATVLICLISMFFTMLALMASLYVHMFLLARLHMKRIAALPGNGPVWQAANMKGAVTLTILLGVFVVCWAPFFLHLILMISCPRNPYCVCFMSHFNMYLILIMCNSVIDPLIYAFRSQEMRKTFREICCGWASGWSCSWSCVGLNGRLDSY encoded by the coding sequence ATGAACATCTCGGAGCACCACGGGCTGCACCATGCCCACCGGAACCTCAGTTTGGGTGGCGGCAAAGCGACGTCTGGCGAAAGGAATTCTGCGTCTGGATGCTACGAGCAGCTCCTCGTGTCCACCGAGGTCTTTCTCACGTTAGGACTGGTCAGTTTAGTGGAGAACGTCCTGGTGATCACCGCCATCATCAAGAACAAGAACTTTCACTCGCCCATGTACTTCTTCATTTGCAGCCTGGCAGTCGCAGACTTGCTGGTCAGCGTCTCGAACGCGACCGAAACCGCAGTGATGGCGCTCATCACCAGCGGGAACCTTACCATCTCTGGAAATGTGGTAAAGAGCATGGATAACGTCTTCGACTCCATGATCTGCAGCTCCCTCTTGGCGTCCATCTGGAGCCTTCTGGCCATCGCCGTCGACCGGTACGTGACTATCTTCTACGCCCTGCGCTACCACAACATCATGACCCAGAGGCGAGCGGCCGCCATCATTACGTGCATCTGGAGCTTCTGTACAGCGTCCGGCGtcctcttcatcatctactCTGAAAGTGCGACCGTCCTCATCTGCCTCATCAGTATGTTTTTCACCATGCTGGCCCTCATGGCCTCGCTTTACGTGCACATGTTCCTCCTGGCCAGGCTTCACATGAAACGCATCGCCGCCCTGCCAGGAAACGGCCCCGTGTGGCAGGCGGCCAACATGAAAGGTGCCGTGACGCTCACCATCCTCCTCGGCGTGTTCGTGGTGTGCTGGGCGCCCTTCTTTCTTCACCTCATCCTCATGATCTCCTGCCCGAGGAACCCGTACTGCGTGTGCTTCATGTCCCACTTTAACATGTACCTCATCCTGATCATGTGCAACTCGGTCATCGACCCGCTCATCTACGCCTTCAGGAGCCAGGAGATGAGGAAGACCTTCAGGGAGATCTGCTGTGGCTGGGCGTCGGGATGGAGCTGCAGCTGGAGTTGTGTCGGACTCAACGGGAGGCTTGATAGCTACTGA